The following coding sequences lie in one Myxococcus xanthus genomic window:
- a CDS encoding lysophospholipase yields the protein MSRLGLSFIVLFACTSAFASPPPRIETEAESLASTPTPFPVLREFVTEDIYHYRFDIRVGTAPNAIVRVHRVVRERAPWRPRSPAHAIMLLHGDFANFVTNFVPTLGNPASSAPGLAPYLAARNIDVWGVDRRWTLPSANGDISDLGEMGVAQELGDIAIALTFARATRPSGDRDTSRLVLGGFSHGGELAYAYAAANGRHVSAVAVLDAYYDIAPEHAELRELACANAAAGREALAQGVTDSDNSFFITLGELARSAPQAQSPVFSSYTNRGALLAMNGLTYLLAPYTPLYHLSAPILDANGNVTALRESSEDSVSAWFASAPPHQSLRETVELDEIWCGTTPRPELSNIRVPLLYLGAAGAFGDYGLYSTTRVSSTDVTALVVRRFGPARVAEDFGHGDLLYAADAPTLAWQPLATWLLSH from the coding sequence ATGTCCCGTCTTGGTCTTTCGTTCATCGTATTGTTCGCATGCACGTCCGCATTCGCCTCCCCACCTCCGCGGATTGAAACCGAAGCGGAATCGCTCGCGTCGACTCCGACACCGTTCCCCGTGCTGCGTGAGTTCGTGACCGAGGACATCTATCACTACCGATTCGACATTCGTGTCGGCACCGCCCCCAACGCCATCGTGCGGGTCCATCGCGTCGTCCGAGAGCGCGCGCCGTGGCGGCCTCGGTCGCCCGCCCACGCGATCATGTTGCTTCACGGAGACTTCGCCAACTTCGTCACGAACTTCGTGCCGACGCTCGGCAATCCCGCGTCATCGGCGCCGGGGCTCGCTCCGTACCTGGCGGCCCGGAACATTGACGTCTGGGGTGTTGACCGTCGCTGGACGCTGCCCTCCGCCAACGGAGACATCTCCGACCTGGGCGAGATGGGGGTTGCCCAGGAGCTCGGAGACATCGCCATCGCGCTCACCTTCGCACGGGCAACGCGGCCCAGCGGCGACCGCGATACGAGCCGGCTCGTGCTCGGCGGATTCTCGCATGGCGGCGAGCTCGCCTACGCATATGCCGCCGCCAACGGCCGCCACGTGTCTGCGGTCGCCGTGCTCGACGCCTATTACGACATCGCGCCTGAGCACGCGGAACTGCGCGAGCTTGCGTGCGCCAATGCCGCCGCGGGACGTGAGGCGCTTGCTCAAGGCGTGACCGACTCCGACAACAGCTTCTTCATCACGTTGGGCGAGCTGGCCCGGAGCGCGCCCCAGGCGCAGTCTCCCGTGTTTTCGAGCTACACCAACCGCGGTGCACTGCTCGCGATGAATGGACTGACCTACCTTCTCGCGCCGTACACGCCGCTGTACCATTTGAGTGCGCCCATCCTCGACGCCAACGGCAACGTCACGGCATTGCGCGAGTCGTCCGAGGACAGCGTGAGCGCGTGGTTCGCCAGCGCGCCGCCGCACCAGTCGCTGCGTGAGACCGTGGAACTCGACGAAATCTGGTGCGGGACGACACCAAGGCCCGAGCTCTCGAACATCCGCGTCCCGTTGCTCTACCTCGGCGCCGCTGGCGCGTTCGGTGACTACGGGCTGTATTCGACGACCCGGGTGTCATCGACGGATGTCACGGCGCTCGTCGTCCGCCGCTTCGGTCCGGCGCGAGTGGCCGAGGACTTCGGCCATGGCGACCTCTTGTACGCGGCAGATGCACCGACGCTCGCGTGGCAACCGCTCGCGACGTGGTTGCTGAGCCACTGA
- a CDS encoding 50S ribosomal protein L11 methyltransferase encodes MPRAPRTDASPEGPNPSTSPSEPPLDSAFTWHSESAEPAPARLSPVNDRLSADTALKRVRRGEFLLYSGDFHNAKQLLGALSRRLPQPAKARSPLEAFRAERRARQLEHETLSRIVVSLDRDYRLGLARAPDTSLACHQVWGAPTTDTSVVPLKQLLGMLGAAEWRRKGLAVPGLTGLLHPHYGVYLPTRTDYVELLSSFTEVKGKRVFDIGTGTGVLSFLLLQRGAASVQATDCDSRAVACSRENAERLGLGKRFQVAEADLFPKGTADLVVCNPPWIPEPPKNRVDRAVFDEDSQFLRRFLEGLSASLAPGGVGLLLLSDLAVLLGLRPPGWLEAEFERCGLSVQWARSTPARHSKAKDTSDPLHMARSRERTTLYCLKPVAS; translated from the coding sequence ATGCCTCGCGCTCCCCGAACCGATGCCTCGCCCGAGGGGCCGAACCCCTCCACCTCTCCGTCCGAGCCGCCGCTGGACTCCGCCTTCACCTGGCACTCAGAGAGCGCGGAACCCGCGCCTGCTCGGCTGTCCCCCGTGAATGACCGGCTCAGCGCGGATACGGCGCTCAAGCGGGTGCGCCGAGGCGAGTTCCTGCTGTACTCCGGTGACTTCCACAACGCGAAGCAGCTCCTCGGCGCGCTGAGCCGGCGGCTACCGCAGCCAGCGAAGGCGCGCTCGCCGCTGGAGGCATTCCGTGCCGAGCGGCGGGCCCGGCAGCTCGAACACGAGACGCTGTCGCGCATCGTGGTGTCTCTCGACCGCGACTACCGGCTCGGGCTCGCGCGGGCACCGGACACGTCACTGGCATGCCATCAGGTGTGGGGGGCTCCAACGACGGACACCAGCGTGGTCCCGCTCAAACAACTCCTCGGTATGCTCGGGGCGGCGGAGTGGCGCCGCAAGGGACTCGCTGTTCCTGGCCTCACAGGGCTGCTTCACCCGCACTATGGCGTCTACCTTCCGACCCGCACGGATTACGTGGAACTGCTGAGCTCATTTACGGAGGTGAAGGGCAAGCGCGTGTTCGACATCGGCACTGGAACCGGCGTGCTCTCGTTCCTCCTCCTCCAGCGGGGCGCGGCGTCCGTGCAGGCGACTGACTGTGACTCCCGCGCCGTGGCCTGTTCCCGGGAGAACGCGGAGCGGCTCGGGCTCGGCAAGCGCTTCCAGGTGGCCGAGGCCGACTTGTTCCCGAAGGGCACGGCGGACCTCGTGGTGTGCAACCCACCCTGGATTCCCGAACCGCCCAAGAACCGGGTGGACCGCGCGGTGTTCGACGAGGACAGCCAGTTCCTGCGGCGCTTTCTCGAAGGACTCTCCGCTTCGCTTGCTCCTGGCGGAGTGGGCCTGCTGCTCCTGTCGGACCTCGCGGTGCTGCTCGGCCTGCGCCCACCCGGGTGGCTCGAAGCGGAATTCGAACGGTGCGGCCTGTCGGTGCAGTGGGCCCGGTCGACCCCGGCGCGGCATTCGAAAGCGAAGGACACGTCAGACCCGCTGCACATGGCGCGCTCGCGCGAGCGCACCACGCTCTACTGCCTGAAGCCGGTGGCCTCGTAG
- a CDS encoding YcaO-like family protein, giving the protein MGVQSGVVLLEMARGISILQTRRALMEIRGLPFALLVSILGDVRRGGRAAVVRALVKAGVDPTGARELGARLEEEGALGRGAPRLMDEQALRKALEITGRLRLGPLRTADISENSGALIQLSATRWRSAGSGVCVACGLLWEVQSADAPDEAAVVANALPLRAVIALGAADLTALRKAMKPHSLDARAWTEGAYGRPGARRIRSRPAAGCACSANWGAANRIGKLEGSRMAGAALGRVGIATREATVRGRRGAPPIVTLTWGAATLRLRKRGRPVVSGHFLAQVGVGASLEERRLTARAEAIERASSLLRVPDVCATPARALAQPFLPMRDWDLYTPEQYASPGFPYAPVTQDTPLDWVRATDAETGEHLLVPAAFTTSERLVGPRFLCASSNGVATHTSDDAALRSALLEVVERDALQLAWYRGQGARSLDMATLDIDEGVSSHFKGSGWTLHFSYLPGRAGLHVIALIAEATGEGAFPKGGTLLAAAAAGDPAVAVHRALREMRMLTEAVALRRQLAIDFEALRRPPVLEKYWLIDSLLDITLLYLNPAMRSAVDLLLEGPPVALPRVRVPDAAGELVTRFRQHGLRTLVINLTLAAASPFRTCQALVLGTQPLAFCPSLLRLGSGLLPRRLPPRNPKPPSSPLKLRRGLLNPYLLPLA; this is encoded by the coding sequence ATGGGAGTTCAGTCAGGTGTCGTGCTCCTCGAAATGGCGAGGGGAATCTCCATCCTTCAGACCCGCAGGGCGCTGATGGAGATACGGGGCCTCCCCTTTGCTCTTCTCGTCTCCATCCTCGGAGACGTTCGCCGCGGAGGGCGCGCCGCGGTCGTCCGCGCGCTGGTGAAGGCGGGCGTCGACCCTACCGGCGCCAGGGAGCTCGGAGCGCGGCTCGAAGAGGAAGGGGCGCTGGGGCGAGGCGCTCCACGTTTGATGGACGAGCAAGCCCTCCGCAAGGCATTGGAGATCACCGGCAGGCTGCGACTGGGGCCTCTTCGCACGGCCGACATTTCCGAGAACAGCGGAGCGCTCATCCAACTGAGCGCCACACGTTGGCGAAGCGCTGGCAGTGGTGTGTGTGTCGCCTGTGGTCTGCTCTGGGAGGTCCAGAGCGCGGATGCGCCCGATGAGGCAGCCGTCGTGGCGAATGCGCTCCCTCTCCGCGCTGTGATTGCGCTGGGGGCAGCCGATCTGACGGCCCTCCGGAAAGCCATGAAGCCGCATTCCCTCGATGCGCGTGCCTGGACAGAGGGCGCCTACGGGCGGCCAGGCGCCAGACGCATCCGGTCCCGGCCCGCGGCGGGATGCGCGTGCTCCGCGAACTGGGGCGCGGCGAACCGCATCGGCAAGCTGGAGGGCTCGCGGATGGCCGGTGCCGCGCTGGGTCGCGTGGGAATCGCGACGCGCGAAGCCACGGTCCGCGGCAGGCGGGGGGCTCCTCCCATTGTCACCTTGACCTGGGGCGCCGCCACCCTGCGTCTTCGGAAACGAGGACGTCCCGTGGTGTCAGGACATTTCCTGGCCCAGGTGGGCGTCGGAGCATCCCTGGAGGAGCGGAGGCTGACCGCGCGAGCAGAGGCCATCGAGCGTGCCTCGTCCCTCCTGCGTGTGCCCGACGTCTGCGCGACTCCGGCGCGTGCGCTCGCGCAGCCTTTCCTGCCCATGCGTGATTGGGACCTCTACACGCCGGAGCAGTACGCAAGCCCGGGGTTCCCCTACGCGCCAGTCACCCAGGACACGCCACTGGATTGGGTCAGGGCCACGGATGCGGAGACCGGTGAGCATTTGCTCGTTCCCGCAGCCTTCACGACTTCCGAACGGCTCGTGGGCCCGCGCTTCCTGTGTGCCTCATCCAATGGCGTCGCGACGCATACGAGCGATGACGCCGCGTTGCGGTCCGCGCTCCTGGAGGTGGTGGAGCGCGATGCGCTCCAGCTCGCCTGGTATCGAGGTCAAGGGGCGCGGAGCCTCGACATGGCTACGCTCGACATTGATGAGGGGGTGTCGAGTCATTTCAAGGGTTCGGGCTGGACCCTCCACTTCTCGTACCTGCCCGGTCGCGCCGGCCTTCACGTCATCGCACTTATCGCCGAGGCGACAGGAGAGGGTGCGTTCCCCAAAGGAGGGACGCTCCTCGCCGCCGCGGCCGCGGGGGACCCGGCAGTGGCCGTGCACCGAGCGCTCCGTGAAATGCGAATGTTGACGGAGGCCGTGGCCCTTCGTCGGCAGCTTGCGATTGACTTCGAGGCGCTCCGGCGGCCCCCGGTCCTGGAGAAGTACTGGCTCATCGACTCCCTCCTCGACATCACGTTGCTCTACTTGAACCCCGCGATGCGGAGCGCTGTCGACCTGCTCCTGGAGGGTCCCCCGGTGGCGCTCCCTCGTGTTCGGGTCCCCGACGCGGCGGGGGAGCTCGTCACGAGGTTCCGACAGCATGGGCTGCGCACCCTGGTCATCAATCTCACACTGGCGGCGGCCTCTCCGTTCCGGACTTGCCAGGCGCTGGTCCTTGGGACGCAGCCTCTGGCGTTCTGTCCGAGCCTGTTACGCCTCGGGAGTGGGCTGCTGCCGCGCCGCCTTCCCCCGCGGAATCCGAAGCCGCCCTCATCGCCGCTCAAGCTCAGGCGAGGACTGCTGAATCCGTACCTGCTTCCGCTGGCATGA
- a CDS encoding EGF domain-containing protein: MKVSRVAPMWRMLSAALAFGVMSACGPELEDESVVSEEAPVDGESSSDAVSAMAGDRYANAVVQSGVIAVLNPNNAVGAPDGNAATFLGLLGGSMVLDMGLGEEGTGPLRIYYQGLSLAVIAQVEFLRGDMSIISTGQANLLDLGLGTHSTLVPFSNSTPYRYVRLRGGIASLYGLDAVEDTGGGVSAVCGDGRISNGEQCDDGNRVSSDGCSSICRVEPGYTCNGMQPSVCTDVNECANGTAQCSVNAICTNTPGSYTCTCRPGYSGNGWTCSDIDECSNGTAACNPSQVCVNTPGGYDCVGGSCPAPRVQCGAQCVDVSSDENNCGACGVVCPAAKTCSSGVCVMG; this comes from the coding sequence ATGAAGGTCAGTCGAGTGGCCCCCATGTGGCGAATGCTGAGTGCGGCCCTGGCGTTCGGCGTGATGAGCGCGTGCGGTCCTGAGTTGGAGGACGAGTCCGTTGTTTCCGAAGAGGCACCGGTGGACGGCGAGTCGTCATCGGACGCGGTGTCGGCGATGGCCGGTGATCGTTATGCCAACGCAGTCGTCCAAAGCGGTGTCATCGCCGTCCTCAATCCGAACAACGCCGTGGGCGCACCGGATGGGAACGCCGCGACGTTCCTGGGGCTCCTGGGCGGCTCCATGGTTCTGGACATGGGCCTGGGCGAAGAGGGCACAGGGCCGCTGCGCATCTACTACCAGGGCCTTTCGCTGGCGGTCATTGCCCAGGTGGAATTCCTTCGTGGGGACATGAGCATCATCAGCACGGGGCAGGCGAACCTGCTGGACCTGGGGCTCGGGACCCACTCCACGCTGGTGCCATTCAGCAATTCCACGCCGTACCGCTACGTGAGGCTGCGCGGTGGGATTGCCTCGTTGTACGGCTTGGACGCGGTGGAGGATACGGGCGGCGGTGTGAGCGCCGTGTGTGGTGATGGCCGTATCAGCAATGGGGAGCAGTGTGACGACGGCAACCGGGTTTCGTCGGATGGCTGTAGCAGCATCTGCCGGGTGGAGCCGGGGTACACCTGCAATGGCATGCAGCCCAGTGTCTGTACGGACGTCAATGAATGCGCGAATGGCACTGCGCAGTGTTCGGTGAATGCGATTTGCACGAACACGCCGGGAAGTTACACCTGCACCTGCAGGCCGGGCTACTCGGGAAATGGTTGGACGTGCAGTGACATCGACGAGTGCTCGAACGGGACTGCCGCGTGCAATCCCAGCCAGGTGTGCGTCAACACGCCGGGTGGCTATGATTGCGTGGGTGGCTCCTGCCCGGCTCCCCGGGTGCAGTGTGGCGCGCAGTGCGTGGATGTGTCGTCGGACGAGAACAACTGCGGCGCCTGCGGCGTTGTCTGTCCGGCGGCGAAGACCTGCTCGTCGGGGGTCTGCGTCATGGGGTAG
- a CDS encoding flavin monoamine oxidase family protein yields the protein MSERVIILGAGLAGLAAAHGLVLAGQDVVVLEARSRVGGRVLTLRQPFLDGMYAEAGAKYVLSGHSTVLGFARRLGLELDPLPVPHASALRPLHLRGRRILAPIGDDTGLPHVLRADEQQLGLSGLYRRYVAPLVEAVGDPFHETWPGPGATRLDGLTMREALAEQGASSAAIDAVSLGRFDLVGDGIDASSALGVLRRELLTVGRGGSSAYTVRGGSDRLPAALAETLGGRIQFGWAAKRIEQEQGTVRVYCRGSTGEHRTFTAERLVCAIPFSVLRDIELAPVFSADKMRAIRELEHTSVVRTFIQYRRRLWTEWGWSSGWLTDLPIMHVLDAAPTQPPPSGILEAYRAGPCARAAGLLSEEERIVMTVRGLSQFAPELSSEVQSGTSYTWDLDPWARGAFAWFRPTQLTQWGHALATREGRVHFAGDQTSPMPGWMEGALFSGQRAAFEILSGASGACMAEGLRGS from the coding sequence ATGAGCGAACGCGTCATCATTCTGGGCGCGGGCCTCGCAGGACTGGCGGCAGCGCATGGGCTTGTCCTCGCAGGCCAGGACGTCGTCGTGCTCGAGGCGCGCTCTCGAGTCGGTGGCCGGGTCCTGACCCTGCGGCAGCCGTTCCTGGACGGAATGTACGCCGAGGCGGGCGCGAAGTATGTCCTCAGCGGGCACTCGACGGTCCTCGGCTTTGCGAGGAGGCTCGGCCTGGAGCTCGACCCGCTGCCAGTTCCGCACGCGTCGGCCTTGCGGCCCCTCCATCTTCGGGGACGTCGCATCCTGGCCCCCATCGGTGATGATACGGGCCTCCCGCATGTCCTGAGGGCGGATGAGCAGCAGCTCGGCCTCTCAGGCCTCTATCGGAGGTACGTGGCCCCCCTCGTGGAGGCTGTCGGCGACCCCTTCCATGAGACCTGGCCCGGTCCAGGCGCGACCCGCCTCGATGGCCTGACGATGCGTGAGGCCCTCGCGGAACAGGGCGCTTCTTCAGCGGCCATCGACGCGGTGAGCCTGGGGCGGTTTGACCTCGTTGGTGATGGCATCGACGCAAGCTCGGCGCTTGGCGTTCTTCGACGGGAGTTGCTGACTGTCGGCAGAGGAGGTTCGAGCGCCTACACCGTGAGAGGCGGAAGTGACCGGCTTCCCGCCGCCCTGGCGGAAACGCTCGGCGGAAGGATTCAGTTCGGATGGGCAGCGAAGCGCATTGAGCAAGAGCAGGGGACCGTCCGCGTGTATTGCCGCGGCAGCACGGGAGAACACAGAACGTTCACGGCGGAGCGGCTCGTGTGCGCCATACCGTTCTCGGTCCTTCGCGACATCGAACTCGCCCCCGTCTTCTCGGCGGACAAGATGCGGGCGATTCGCGAACTCGAGCATACGTCCGTCGTGCGTACCTTCATCCAATACCGGCGCCGCCTCTGGACAGAGTGGGGGTGGTCGAGTGGGTGGCTGACGGACCTCCCCATCATGCACGTTCTCGACGCGGCACCGACTCAACCTCCGCCGTCAGGCATCCTCGAAGCGTATCGCGCGGGCCCGTGCGCCCGCGCGGCGGGCCTTCTCTCCGAGGAGGAGCGCATCGTGATGACTGTCCGGGGCTTGAGCCAGTTCGCGCCGGAGCTGTCCTCCGAAGTGCAGAGCGGAACCTCCTACACCTGGGACCTGGACCCTTGGGCACGGGGCGCCTTTGCGTGGTTCCGGCCGACGCAACTCACCCAGTGGGGACACGCGCTCGCAACGCGCGAAGGCCGGGTCCACTTCGCTGGCGACCAAACTTCTCCCATGCCCGGTTGGATGGAGGGGGCGCTCTTCTCTGGCCAACGCGCCGCCTTCGAAATCCTGTCAGGAGCCAGCGGGGCGTGCATGGCAGAAGGCCTGCGTGGCTCCTGA
- a CDS encoding alpha/beta hydrolase, which translates to MFVALFLGVPGGAEASDASLAPNFYSGHGITVHAVRHITDRLIDVEISTPLIAPHAVYDPRHHVRVLLPTGYYNNPGVRYPAVYLLHGGGGANSAQWVEFGAAYAITENMPVITIMPDGGKVGWYTNWVFPRGVNQAWEEFHLNQLIPWVDQNLRTLAYKRGRAIAGLSMGGFGAISYAARRPDLFAYAASFSGALDLGDAAIRATITEEGTRWLQNPDGAFGSPFWPFDQAWNMNNPIPRAASLRGVAVALYAGSGIWDGDVLERVPGASTDRFHHALNAAGVPHHYEMYGRPAPGQKPFGCDGGHNFSCWNYAFFDVLPRMLAVLDGP; encoded by the coding sequence TTGTTCGTCGCCCTGTTCCTCGGAGTGCCAGGCGGCGCGGAGGCATCAGATGCCTCGCTCGCGCCGAACTTCTATTCGGGGCATGGCATTACGGTTCATGCGGTGCGGCACATCACGGATAGGCTCATCGACGTGGAAATCTCCACGCCGCTGATCGCGCCTCACGCGGTCTATGACCCACGCCATCACGTTCGGGTGCTCCTCCCGACGGGGTATTACAACAACCCGGGCGTGCGTTACCCCGCGGTCTACCTGTTGCACGGGGGTGGAGGCGCGAACTCGGCTCAGTGGGTGGAGTTCGGTGCGGCGTATGCGATTACCGAGAACATGCCCGTCATCACCATCATGCCGGATGGCGGCAAGGTCGGTTGGTACACGAACTGGGTCTTCCCTCGCGGGGTGAATCAGGCGTGGGAGGAGTTCCACCTCAACCAGCTCATTCCGTGGGTGGACCAGAACCTTCGCACGCTGGCGTACAAGCGGGGCCGTGCTATCGCGGGGCTGTCCATGGGCGGCTTCGGGGCCATCAGCTACGCCGCACGGCGCCCCGACCTGTTTGCCTATGCGGCCAGTTTCTCGGGGGCCCTGGACCTCGGTGACGCCGCCATCCGCGCCACCATCACGGAGGAGGGGACACGGTGGCTGCAGAACCCGGATGGGGCGTTCGGCTCTCCATTCTGGCCCTTCGACCAGGCATGGAACATGAACAACCCCATTCCGCGTGCGGCGTCTCTGCGGGGCGTGGCCGTCGCCTTGTATGCGGGTTCGGGCATCTGGGATGGGGACGTGCTCGAACGCGTCCCGGGGGCGTCCACGGACCGGTTCCACCATGCGCTGAATGCCGCGGGCGTGCCGCACCACTACGAGATGTATGGCCGCCCCGCGCCGGGCCAGAAGCCTTTCGGTTGTGACGGCGGGCACAACTTCAGTTGCTGGAACTACGCGTTCTTCGACGTGCTGCCGCGCATGTTGGCCGTGCTCGACGGGCCGTAA
- a CDS encoding SDR family oxidoreductase, protein MNVVITGANRGIGLELVRQCRSRGDVVHAGVRAPVHAAELTGLIRGAGGRLHVHTLDVADPASVRAFAMGLPGPVHLLINNAGVRSRPDELSDLDGDDLTRTFQVNAVAALRVTVALLPQLRAAGGAKVANLSSNLGSIADNSWGGAYGYRMSKAALNMATRSLGHDLKEDGILAFALSPGWVQTDMGGSEAPTAVDTSVAGLLAVLSRLRPEDSGGFFDFEGKCIPW, encoded by the coding sequence ATGAACGTCGTCATCACCGGTGCCAACCGGGGCATCGGCCTCGAGTTGGTGCGTCAGTGTCGCTCCCGCGGTGACGTGGTGCACGCCGGTGTGCGCGCTCCCGTGCACGCAGCGGAGCTCACCGGCCTCATCCGGGGCGCTGGCGGGAGACTCCATGTCCACACGCTCGACGTCGCGGACCCGGCGAGCGTGCGTGCCTTCGCGATGGGGCTCCCCGGTCCCGTGCACCTGCTCATCAACAACGCCGGCGTGCGCAGCCGCCCGGACGAACTCTCCGACCTGGACGGCGACGACCTCACCCGCACCTTCCAGGTGAACGCGGTGGCGGCATTGCGCGTGACGGTGGCCCTGCTGCCGCAGCTGCGCGCGGCCGGTGGCGCGAAGGTGGCCAACCTCAGCTCGAACCTCGGCTCCATCGCGGACAACAGTTGGGGTGGCGCCTACGGCTACCGCATGTCCAAGGCGGCGCTGAACATGGCTACGCGCTCGCTGGGACACGACCTGAAGGAGGACGGAATCCTCGCCTTCGCTCTCAGTCCCGGCTGGGTACAGACGGACATGGGCGGAAGCGAGGCCCCCACGGCCGTGGACACTTCGGTGGCGGGGCTGCTCGCCGTGCTCTCCCGCTTGAGACCCGAGGACTCCGGAGGCTTCTTCGACTTCGAGGGCAAATGCATTCCTTGGTGA